A genomic region of Magnolia sinica isolate HGM2019 chromosome 6, MsV1, whole genome shotgun sequence contains the following coding sequences:
- the LOC131248162 gene encoding NAC domain-containing protein 62-like isoform X1, protein MKSPPTVIKNGRELETWCERVWFWTHTFGKSCNLSKLFALWSGFPALYKNINPLLTSTFASSNKSFLPKRDMEWFFFCPRDRKYPNGSRTNRATQAGYWKATGKDRKIVCHPAAIGFRKTLVFYCGRAPSGNRTDWVMHEYRLGADPSQGSSGHQGTFTLCRVIKRNDLGQRTIYLQGESKSKRSISSSIDDLTPRFSTDVLRTSEESLSQARTMLNGSNDSTLISSSSEVSSGIELQPTMTDIDQTSPLFSRYLASDTLKESECLPLTEFPNSVTEWKPSNPILSPFSTYFIEEVDLAEELNRNSCMSPSPRPINCSETCINKDSTFQCLEWTEPLGHGIQAWNLNRADGSFGELTNLWLQDDNVAIVM, encoded by the exons ATGAAAAGCCCACCAACGGTAATAAAGAATGGGCGGGAATTAGAAACTTGGTGTGAACGGGTTTGGTTTTGGACCCACACGTTTGGAAAATCTTGCAATCTTTCGAAACTTTTTGCTCTTTGGAGTGGCTTTCCTGCCTTATATAAGAACATCAATCCACTACTCACTTCTACCTTTGCAAGTTCTA ATAAATCGTTCCTTCCCAAAAGAGATATGGAGTGGTTTTTTTTCTGTCCCCGTGATAGAAAGTATCCGAACGGTTCACGTACAAATAGAGCTACTCAAGCAGGCTACTGGAAAGCCACTGGGAAAGATCGAAAAATAGTCTGCCATCCTGCTGCGATCGGGTTTAGGAAGACCCTTGTTTTCTACTGTGGAAGAGCTCCTTCAGGAAACCGGACGGATTGGGTGATGCACGAATATCGTCTCGGTGCGGATCCTTCTCAAGGATCTTCTGGTCATCAG gGAACTTTCACTTTGTGCCGGGTCATAAAGAGAAATGATCTAGGACAGAGAACCATCTATCTTCAGGgagaatccaaatccaagaggAGCATTTCTTCTTCCATTGATGACCTCACCCCAAGATTCTCAACAGATGTCTTAAGAACCTCTGAAGAAAGTCTATCTCAAGCAAGAACTATGTTAAATGGAAGTAATGATTCAACACTGATCAGTTCAAGTTCTGAAGTTAGCAGTGGGATAGAGCTACAGCCAACCATGACAGATATTGATCAAACAAGCCCATTGTTCTCGCGTTATCTAGCTTCAGACACTCTGAAG GAATCTGAATGCTTACCCCTGACTGAATTTCCAAACTCAGTAACAGAATGGAAACCAAGCAATCCAATCCTCTCTCCCTTCTCAACCTACTTCATCGAGGAAGTTGATCTAGCCGAAGAACTCAATCGAAACAGCTGCATGTCACCTTCTCCAAGACCTATTAACTGCTCAGAGACATGCATAAATAAAGATTCGACGTTTCAATGCCTTGAATGGACAGAACCACTGGGCCATG GGATTCAAGCTTGGAACCTAAACAGAGCAGATGGGAGTTTTGGGGAGCTGACCAACCTATGGCTGCAAGATGACAATGTGGCGATTGTGATGTGA
- the LOC131248162 gene encoding NAC domain-containing protein 71-like isoform X2, whose amino-acid sequence MGGMSLPPGFRFHPTDEELVGYYLTRKVDGLKIELEVIPVVDLYKFNPWELPDKSFLPKRDMEWFFFCPRDRKYPNGSRTNRATQAGYWKATGKDRKIVCHPAAIGFRKTLVFYCGRAPSGNRTDWVMHEYRLGADPSQGSSGHQGTFTLCRVIKRNDLGQRTIYLQGESKSKRSISSSIDDLTPRFSTDVLRTSEESLSQARTMLNGSNDSTLISSSSEVSSGIELQPTMTDIDQTSPLFSRYLASDTLKESECLPLTEFPNSVTEWKPSNPILSPFSTYFIEEVDLAEELNRNSCMSPSPRPINCSETCINKDSTFQCLEWTEPLGHGIQAWNLNRADGSFGELTNLWLQDDNVAIVM is encoded by the exons ATGGGTGGGATGTCATTGCCGCCTGGTTTTCGATTCCACCCAACTGATGAGGAGTTGGTGGGGTATTACTTGACGAGGAAAGTAGATGGACTGAAGATAGAGCTTGAAGTTATTCCCGTAGTCGATTTATATAAGTTCAACCCGTGGGAGTTACCAG ATAAATCGTTCCTTCCCAAAAGAGATATGGAGTGGTTTTTTTTCTGTCCCCGTGATAGAAAGTATCCGAACGGTTCACGTACAAATAGAGCTACTCAAGCAGGCTACTGGAAAGCCACTGGGAAAGATCGAAAAATAGTCTGCCATCCTGCTGCGATCGGGTTTAGGAAGACCCTTGTTTTCTACTGTGGAAGAGCTCCTTCAGGAAACCGGACGGATTGGGTGATGCACGAATATCGTCTCGGTGCGGATCCTTCTCAAGGATCTTCTGGTCATCAG gGAACTTTCACTTTGTGCCGGGTCATAAAGAGAAATGATCTAGGACAGAGAACCATCTATCTTCAGGgagaatccaaatccaagaggAGCATTTCTTCTTCCATTGATGACCTCACCCCAAGATTCTCAACAGATGTCTTAAGAACCTCTGAAGAAAGTCTATCTCAAGCAAGAACTATGTTAAATGGAAGTAATGATTCAACACTGATCAGTTCAAGTTCTGAAGTTAGCAGTGGGATAGAGCTACAGCCAACCATGACAGATATTGATCAAACAAGCCCATTGTTCTCGCGTTATCTAGCTTCAGACACTCTGAAG GAATCTGAATGCTTACCCCTGACTGAATTTCCAAACTCAGTAACAGAATGGAAACCAAGCAATCCAATCCTCTCTCCCTTCTCAACCTACTTCATCGAGGAAGTTGATCTAGCCGAAGAACTCAATCGAAACAGCTGCATGTCACCTTCTCCAAGACCTATTAACTGCTCAGAGACATGCATAAATAAAGATTCGACGTTTCAATGCCTTGAATGGACAGAACCACTGGGCCATG GGATTCAAGCTTGGAACCTAAACAGAGCAGATGGGAGTTTTGGGGAGCTGACCAACCTATGGCTGCAAGATGACAATGTGGCGATTGTGATGTGA